A window of Magnetococcales bacterium genomic DNA:
CCTGGTCAGAGTCATAGAAAGTGGTGACTAAATTGTTGGAGGGACCTTCCATATCCACCAGATATTGAACAGGCAGCTCCGGATAGCGTCCTAACGCGCCTGCTGCCAGGGAGAGGCCGAAGGAGAAGGATTGCAGGCCGATGTTGTTGACATCAACGTAGCTCTGTTCGGTGAGATGTTCGATGATGGTTTTTAAGGCATCCTGACCTGCAAAGCCGTTGCAATCTTCCTCTCCCTCGCTGGTCAGATCCCCCTCATTGCCGCTACCCCGGCCCTGAAAATTAAAGCCCACCACCACAACCCCTTTTTCAGCCAGCTGGCGATACTCATCGGTATCCACCATGACGGTGCCGGATCCCTTGCCGCCGGGCAGGGCCACAACAGTGGGGAAGGATCTGTCCGGGTATTGGTCCGGGTCGGGGCGTAGGATATGGCCGTAGAGGGCGATATTTTGGTTCGGTTCGGTGAGCCAGATCTCTTCGGTGATGATTTCAAAGGTAGGGGTTTGGGCCGCCCAGGTGAGACCTGGGGCAAAGGTAAAACTCCAGAAAAAAATCAGTGAAAAAAAGATGCTTCCAAGCACTTGGCCCATGAAAACAGACTCCGCTGTTTGTGATAACGTCCTCCCGGACAGATACAGATCAACTGGTTGGCCTGGCCCAATCCATGGCCATTTGACTCAACCATGATATCAAAAACCACCGACCCCCTGCTTATCTTTCTGGTGGATGGGTAAGGTGTTGAGAGTAATGGAAATTATTTGACAGCTGCGACGGCGCACCTGGGATATGCTCCTGTCAATCATGCTGATCTGCTTCGGCTGGAGGGCGCATTCCGAGTGTCACCCAGGCCTCTTTCCCAAGCTTATCAATAGTACGCTGTTTTTGATGTAAGTCAAAGAGCAAATAAAAATCAATCGTATTTGCAGGTGGGCAGGCCGCTTATTTTCAGTCACCTGCCGGTGGTCTGAAAAAGAGTAGTACTTCAATCCTGGGGGATGAATCGTGTCCTAAAAGCCAGGACCACCCGATGTAAACTCTCTTCCAATCTTGAGAGTGTCTCGGTGTGGATCGGTTCCGGGAGGCCACCATAATAGGTTTCGGTAATGGCACCGGCGATGGCGGCTTGGGTGTCGGCATCGCCTCCCAGGGAGATGGCGTTGCGCAGGCAATCTTCAAAACTGGTGCTGTCGAAAAATGGCTACAAAGGTTTGGGGGGCTGCTAAAATTTGGGAATGATGTCGAGGATCGTCACCTCTTCGCCGTGAATGAGGGGTTTTGAGCTCGAATCATTCTGTTTGGGGCCGTAGCTGTTGGTCAGCCAACTCTTGACCGGGGGGGTGTCCAGAGTGCGAATCGTGGGAGATTGGATTTCTTCCTGAGGGGGCATGGCCAGGGCTTGAACCAAGGCTTCGAGGGGTGCGTTGATGGGGGGATCGATGGGGGCCTTGGCGGCGGCCAAAAGTTCTGCCATGGGATAGCTGAAGGGTTGCTCAGGAGCTTGGGTGATAATCAGCGGGTCGCTGGCAGAGGTCTGGGGCCGGTCGGGGAGGGACCACGAACCCATGGTTTGAATCTGACTCTCCTGCTCCGGGGTGGTGTGGGTTGACGGCAGCAGTTTGCCGCCGAGGGAGAGCAGGCTGATGGGGAGTATCACCACGGCTATCACTGCGATGACCAACTGTTTGCCGCCGACTTTCAAAGAGAGTCGCCACTTGTTGCTTATCTTCGGCGTCTCCACATTTTCTTGACACGGCCCTTTCTTGAGGCTTGAAAGGAGAGAGGGGGCAGTGCTTTTTTTATGGTTGGCAGTGGGATGCCAGGTGTTGAGTTGTTTCAGGGGTAGTGTCAGTGCCAGGGCATTGATGGATCTGGTCAGGCGCTTGACTGGTCCACCCAGGAATCGGGCCGGGTTATCTATGGCGCCAAAGGGTCGGCCCAGCACTGTATTGATGAAACCGAGGAGAAAAAACCCCATCACAGCCCCCCCCAAAATACCCAGGGGCAGTTGCAGACGTTCCCGGGGAAAAATGGGATAGTCGGCAGCCTGGGCCGGGGTCAGAGGGGTGAGCAGAGAGGGGTGGCCTGAAGGGGTGTGGCTGCGGGTGGCAGGGGTTCCCTGGCGCAGGGCGATGTAGCGTCCCATGATCCGTGCAAGAATTTCCCGGGCCTTCTCCTTGGAGTGCCATTGGAGGGTCAGTTCAATGGCCTGGGTGGCAGGGTTTGCTTGGATCGTGAGGGCTTGTTTCAGCTCTCCTGTCAGCTGCTTCAGGCGCTGAAAATAGCTGCTCTGCTGCGCTGTGACGGGGGGTAGTTCAAGAATCTGGTGGGCCAGAAGAGATTGGGCTGCAATGGAAATAAACTGCTCGGAGGTGATTTGAGCCACTTCATTATCCAGCTCTTCCCGGCTGATGGCTGGGAGAGGGGCGCGGGTGGCTGACAGGGTAGGGGTGGAAAATCCCTCCTGGGAGCGCTTCAGCATGAAAGAGCCCGAGGCGGCATAAATGGGCGGCCAGATGAGGGCGATCAAAACCGCCAGCGTCAAAAATAACCCGCTGGTGTGGAGAATCGGTCGTTTGTCAGCCTGAAATCTTTCCGGCAATTGTCGAAAAAAATCCATGATCCAGGCAGCCAGTGTGGGGGAGCCCAAGGTCGGAAAGATGGAGCCGGAGGCAGTGCTCATGGTGAGATCCAGTGGCTGCGCAGTTGATGAAATCAAGGGTCTGTCCGGGCTTTAGGAGAGGCGCCGGTCGTGGGAGTTAATCGCAAGAATTGCGCCAATATTATGTCGGTATTTTGTCTGCGGTCCTTTATGCATGTGTCAGCGTGGATCCGGGCTGACCGGGAGGGTTTCGATTGGGGCTCTTTTGGGTCAAATTGGCGCAGGTGGTTGCCTTCTGGGGACAATTCCCTGAAAATTCCGGCACTGTTTTTCACGCAAACCCCAAATCGAATAGAGGTTTTCCCGCCCATGTCCAACGCTTCCCCTTTGGCAAGATGATCCCCCTGGCCGTGCCTGACTTGACCGGAAACGAGGGGAAATATCTCCAGGAATGTATCGAATCCACCTTCGTCTCTTCGGTGGGGCCTTTTGTCACGCGCTTCGAAGAGGAGGTGGCCCAAGCTTCGGGGAGCCGGCAGTGTGTGGCGACAGCGAGTGGTACCGCTGGGCTGCATACCGCTCTGGTCGCTCTGGGGGTTGGGGCTGGGGATCTGGTCATTCTGCCTTCACTGACCTTTATCGGTAGCGCCAATGCCATCGCCTATTGCAGGGCGGACCCCTGGTTGCTGGATGTCTCTGCTGACGGCTGGAATCTCGATCCCGAGGGGCTCAAGGCGTGTCTGGTCGATGAGACCGAAACCCGGGAGGGAAAGCTCATCCATCGGCAGAGTGGTCGCCGGGTGGCTGGGATCATGCCGGTTCATGTGTTGGGCAATCCGGCACAGATGGACCCCATCATGGCCCTGGCCCGTCAATATGGACTCCCGGTGGTGGCGGATGGGGCTGCGGCACTGGGGGCGCGCTATAAAGGGCGGGCCATTGGCGATCTGGGGGCGGATTTGACGGTTTTTTCCTTCAACGGTAACAAAACCATCACTGCTGGTGGTGGTGGCGGGGTGGTGGGGGAAAATCGGGAACTGCTGGAGTTGGTTCGTCATCTCACCACCACCGCTCGGGTGGGGAGCGGCTATGATCACGACCGGGTGGGATTCAACTATCGCATGACCAATCTTCAAGCGGCTGTGGGATGTGCCCAGATGGAGCGTTTGGAGAGTTTGGTGGTGGCCAAACAGCGCATTCGTGATCGCTATGAGTCCGCTTTTCAGGGGCTGCAGGGGATCTCCCCTTTTCCGATTTCAGCGGATTCGGTGAGTGCTTGTTGGTTTTCCGGGATGGTGGTGGAAAACCGAACAGCCGAAGAGATGGAAAAGCTGCGCCAGCGGTTGCGGGAGGCGGGGATTGATGCCAGGCCTTTCTGGAAGCCGATCCACCTCCAAGCCCCTTATCGCCAAGCGCCAAGGAGTGGGCAAGGGGTGAGTGAATCGGTCTGGTGGCGGATTTTACCCTTACCCTGTTCTTCGGGGATGGTGCCGGAGGAGCAGGAAAAAATCATCGCCCTCACCCGAGAGGCGCTTCGCTAGAAGATTGATTCCAATCAAAAAACCTCATCTACTGCTTTTATTGTTAGGGGTGAAGGGGGATTATCTCCCTTCCGGGTGTGGGCAGAGCCCACGGTTTGTCTGTTGATCTTAATCTTTTGACTTTGCCTTCCCAACCCCAGCGGGTTTGGGGCGCAGCCCCAAGGTCTTGTTTTTTGCCTTTTTATCAAACAGATCAAGATGCGCCATTTCCAAATTTCCAAATGGAACGACTATATCTTTTATTTTGATTCAAAACCGACCCAGTTAATCTTCTGCGGCCATGCGAAACCAATAAGCGGCTTTTTCCGGGTCTTTGAACACCCCGCGCCCCTGGAGATAAAGCTCCCCCAGTTTCATGCGCGCCTCCCGCTCCCCGCTGTTGGCTGCTTGCTCCATGAGGCGAATCCCTTCCGATTCGTTTTTGGCAACCCCCTGACCCTCCAGCATGGCCAATCCCAGACGATATTGCGCCAGAGGGTCTCCAGCTGCCGAGGCTTTTTGGTTCCAGAAAGTCGCGCGTTTGCTGTTTTGCACCACTCCCCGCCCTTGGGCATAGAGTTCGGCTAAACGGACCTGAGCCCAGGGATCGCCATTTTCGGCGGCTTTGTGAAACCAGGCAGCCCCCTGCTGTAGATCCTGATGGATGCCGTGCCCTTCCATATAGGCTTCACCCAGAGCCATCTGGGCGGGGGGTTCGTTTTGGCTGGCGGCCAGTTGAAACAGTTTGACCGCGAGATCGACATCCTGCTCCACCCCCAGGCCATCCCGGTAGAGTTCTCCCAGACGAAAACGGGCCCAGGGATCCTCTGCCTCGGCGGCCTCCAACAGCCACTCGGCGGCTTCTTCAGGGTTGGGCTCGACTCCCCCCTCGCCAGAGGCCAGGATATCTCCCAATCGGGCTTTGGCTGGCACTTCCCCCGCTTCGGCGGATTTTCTCAGCCAGAGCATGGCCAGATCATAATCCTGGGTCACCCCCCGTCCTTCGATGAGTAGCTCCGCCAGCCGGAATTGGGCATGGGTGTGCCCCCCCTCGGCGGCTTTCATGAAGAGCTTGGCTGCCTCCAGTTCATCGTGTTCAACCCCTTGGCCCTCCAGATACATTTCTGCCAGATAGACCGGGGCGTCGGGTTCTTCCTCGACCATGGCTTGTTCGAGCCATCTGACTGCTTGGGCATACTCTTCCCGGGCGTAGGCCTCATGGGCCTTGGCCATCACCCCCTCATAATCGTTTGATGCCGGCTCTTCGACCTCTTGCGGGGGTGAAAAGCCTCTTTTGGCGGAAGAAGGGGGTTGGCGGTGGAGATAAACGGCTGTCCCCAGACCGATCAGGGCCAGGAGCAGAAAAATTTGTAGAAAACTGGCTTTTTTGCCCTGCTTGGGCGGGGCACCATTGATGGTGCGGGTCTCGACGGTGTTTTGAGTGGTGGACGGGTCGGGCGGCATGACCACGGTGGCGGCTTCATCTGCGGTAGCGATGAGGGTGGCGGCCTCATCGAAGCCAGCGTGGAGGGTGGGGGCCTCGGTAGGCGGGAGAATCCCCCCCTGATCGGCTCTGACCGCCTGGATGGTTTCCAGCTCATGGGCCAGTTGCACCCCCCCCAGTTCCGTAACCCCCGACGGGGTTGGTTTGCCAGTGCTGGCCAGCAACTCTTCCTGCCACGCCTTGGCGGATTGGGGGCGTTTATTTTCCAGGATCGCCAGGGCATGATCCACTGCTTGTAAAAAAGGCAGGGAATAGTACCCCTTGCCCACCATCGTGGCTTGAGGGAGAGGGTCGGGAGAGCCTCGCAAAAGGGCAGAGGAGCGCTCGGTGCTGGGCAGGGGGCGATCACCGCTTATCGCCCGGTAGAGCACTCCCCCCAGGGCATAGAGGTCGGTCCAGGGGCCTTGGGTTTTGCTGGAGGCGTAATATTGTTCGAAGGGGGCGTAACCGGGGGTGAGGAAGGTGGTGAGGGTTTTGGTCTCCTCTCCCATGGCGTGGCGGCTGGCGCCAAAGTCCAGCAAAACCGGGCTTTGATCGGCATCCCGGATATAGATATTTTCCGGCTTGATATCCCGGTGCAAAAAACCGGCGGAGTGCAGAACATGGAGGCCATCGGTGATGGCTGTGGCCATTTTGACCAGTTCCGGCTCGCTGCGCTGTAGCGCTCGCCTGAAAAGCGCCGCCAGACTCTCGCCTTTTTCATACTCCATGACGATATAGGCGGTTTGATTGGTTTCAAAAAAATTGAGCACCCGGACAATATTGGGATGGCGAAAACCCGCCAGGGTTCGGGCTTCCTGGAGAAAGCGCTTCAGTCCGGTCTGGTAGTTGTCTTCATCCTGGCTGGATTTGGGGCGGGTCAGGCCGGTGGCGTCACGCAGGGCGATTTCCCGGGGGAAATATTCTTTGACCGCCACCTGTATGGCGAGTTTATCGTCTTCGGCCAGATAGGTGAGGCCAAAGTTGCCCTGACCCAGGACTTTGACAATCTTGTATTGATGGAGGTAGGCACCAGGGGCCAGGGCTTCGTGAAACTTGCCGGCCTTTTTTTTCCGGCGGGGTGGCGGAGCCATGGCGTGGAACCTTCCTGGTGGTGGTCAATGGCGTTGGCAATTCCAATCCACCCTAGCATAATCTTTCCGCCCATCCGTCGTCCAGACCGCGTGGTTGGGGGATCACAAAAGAGAGGACGGTGGCGGACGGTTTGGTACGATTTTACCGGTCTGATCGGGGCCCATGGGCTATGATTGAGGGGGTGCTTGGTAGTCAGAGAGTCTGTTTTATGGCAGGCCCTTCTTGGATTGAGCCCGATTGAGAGCGTTTATCTGGGAGTCGGTGATGAGACGAACCCCTTTTTTGGCAGAGTGGCCTTTTTTGGTGCGACCTATGATTGTTTTGTTTTTCTTGGGCTTTCTGGGTTTTCTGGTGATGCTTTCCCGGACCGGACCCGCTTGGGCAGAAGAAGATTTGGCCCCATCTGGTGGATTGGCCGGGGATATCACCCACAGGCCGCTGAATGGCTTTGGGGGTTTTTCCAGTGGCGAGGGGTTTGAAGAGATCGATCCCGGGGATGAAGAGGGGGAAGATGGGTTTGGAAGTCAGGGTTTTGACGATGGGGAAGTGGAGCCGGGAGATGACGCCACGGATCAAAATCAGGGCTTTGCTACCGGGGAGATATCACGGGAATGATCTCTTGGCCGGGCTCAAAGGGCAGCACTTCGGTGGGGGGGGATGGGAGTGACCTGGACGGCAGGGGGGAGAATAGGTTTTCCGGCTCATTTTCTGTTTGGTGCCGGATGGGGATAATCTGTTAAAAAGAGTCCATGTTTTATCTCTCTTCCCTGCAAAAAAAGCTGGTAACTCTGGCCGCTGTGATGCTCCTCCTGGGGCTTGGGTACTATTGGTTTGCGCCTAAAAGCCGGGGTGAGGTCTACTATTTGGGTATTGGCGGCCCCATGTCCGGCTCTTTTGAAGATGTCGGGCTCTCCATGCGCCGAGGGGCGCTCCTTGCTATCGATGAAATCAACGCCAGTGGTGAGTTGGGAGATATCCACCTGGAAGGGGTGGTGGTGGACGATGCCAGCGATTTGGAGGGGGGTGGCCAGAGCCTGGCTGTGGCAAAAAAACTGGCCCAAACTGAAAATCTGCTTGGGGTCGTGGGGCACTATTTCAGTGGGGCCACCCTGGAAGCGAGTGAAATATATCGGGAAAACAGCATTCCCCTGATCACGCCCAGCGCCACCAATCCCAAGGTCACCTCCAGCAACGACTGGAACTTCAGTGTCATTCAGGATGATTTTTATCAAGCGGTTTTTTTAGCCAACTATGTGGTCAAGGGGCTGGGCATTGAGGATGTCGGGGTCATCCGCTCAAGCTCCACCTATGGCCGCTCCCTGGAGGAATATTTTGTCCGGGAGTTGCGGGTCAAGGGGCAGACCCCCACCGCTGTGGTGGAGTTGGATCCCAATGGTTTTGATCCGGAGATACTGCGGGCGCAACTGGAGCCCCTCAAGGCTTCCGGAATGATTTTTTTGGCCATGAACTATAAACTCGCAGCCAAGGTGATCAAGTTTCTCAGGGATAACGATGTCAATCCCGGCTTTGTCGGGGCGGAAAGCCTGGGGGGACCGCACTTTATCCACGAAGCTGGGGTTTACGCCGACAACGTCTATGCGGTCACACCTTATCTGGCCAATCTGCTGGGGGAGAGTTCCAAGCACTATCAGGCCAACTATCTGGAGGCCTATCAGGTACGCCCCGACTGGGTTGCTACCAACAGCTACGAAGCCGTTAAGCTTTTTGCCACCGGGATTCGCAATGCAGGGCCTGATCGGGAAGGGATTCGCAATCATTTGCGCCGCATCCGCAATGAAGAGGATGCCCTGCCCAGTGTCTCCGGCCCCATCTATTTCAATGAGGAGGGGGCCAGTCGCCGGGCCATCGCCATGGGGCAGGTGATTGAGGGTCGCTATCTTCCCGCCCGCTTTCAGCTGACAGCCGTCAAATATCCGGAGCTGGAAAAAGCCCGCAAGCAACGCTCAAAGGCGTTCCAAATGGGCAACACCTCCATGAAACGTACCACCGTGGTCTTTACCGGGCTCCACGTTCAGGAGATCAAATCCTTCGATCCCATCGACTCCAATTTTGTTGCCGACTTTCTTCTCTGGTTTCGCTGGGATCCCAGTCAAAATAAAAAGCTCAACTTTGAGATGACCCACGGCAAGGTGCTGGCGGCCAAGGTGCGGGAAAAATATTTCGACAAAAAGACCCACAACAATTTTATCTCCTATCAGGTGAGCGCCCGCATGGAGGGTCAGTTTCCTCTCCACGACTATCCCTTTGATCGGCAGATTCTTAAAATTCGTATCAAACCCAAGGTGAAAAACAAGGAAGATCTGATTCTGGTCACCGATATTCCTGATGACACCTTTTTGCGCAAGCATCTGGATATTCGTTCCTGGAAAGATCGGGAGCACATTCATTTTACCAGCGGCAAAGAGGCGATCTGGAGCTATCGCAACCCCAAATATTTGGGCAAGCTTTTTCAGTTGGATCACTCCCAATACAACTATCACATTCATCTGGAGCGGGATGTTTATGAATACATCATCAAACTGCTGCCCCTGACGATCATTGTCTTGACCGCTTATTCCTTGTTTTTCATTAATTTTGAGTTTACCCCCTCCCGCTTTACCGTGGGTATTACCTCCATGATGAGCGCCATGGCCTTCCACAACGTCAATAAGCTTGATGTGGGCTATCTGGTCAAAAGCGATATCTTTTTCATGATGACCTATTATTTGATCTTTTTTTCGATCCTGGAGACGGTGCTGGCAAGCTCCCTCCACGAAAAGGGCAAAGAGGAGATGGCTGCCAGATTGGACCACTTTTCCATTGTGCTCTATCCGGTGCTGATCGTGTTTGCCGTCTACCAGCTTTTCAATTGACCTGTGGGAGGGTGGTTGGGGAAAAAAACAATACAAGCCGAAATACCCGGCCATCCACTGACCAGCTTGACCACCACCCTCCTGGAGTGACTTTTTTTGATTCTCCGGGGCGGTTGGGGAGAGATTTTAATGCTGAAAAAAAGCAAACTATCCAACCAGATCATCGGCCTTTATCTGATCATGACCCTCCTGATGATGGGGGCGGGTCTTCTGGGGTTGGCCGGAATTGGTCGTCTGCATACCAAGCTTCAGCGGGTGGACCGGGAGTCCATTCCCCTGATTGCAGCCGTCACCGATAT
This region includes:
- a CDS encoding aminotransferase class I/II-fold pyridoxal phosphate-dependent enzyme, translated to MIPLAVPDLTGNEGKYLQECIESTFVSSVGPFVTRFEEEVAQASGSRQCVATASGTAGLHTALVALGVGAGDLVILPSLTFIGSANAIAYCRADPWLLDVSADGWNLDPEGLKACLVDETETREGKLIHRQSGRRVAGIMPVHVLGNPAQMDPIMALARQYGLPVVADGAAALGARYKGRAIGDLGADLTVFSFNGNKTITAGGGGGVVGENRELLELVRHLTTTARVGSGYDHDRVGFNYRMTNLQAAVGCAQMERLESLVVAKQRIRDRYESAFQGLQGISPFPISADSVSACWFSGMVVENRTAEEMEKLRQRLREAGIDARPFWKPIHLQAPYRQAPRSGQGVSESVWWRILPLPCSSGMVPEEQEKIIALTREALR
- a CDS encoding ABC transporter substrate-binding protein, producing MFYLSSLQKKLVTLAAVMLLLGLGYYWFAPKSRGEVYYLGIGGPMSGSFEDVGLSMRRGALLAIDEINASGELGDIHLEGVVVDDASDLEGGGQSLAVAKKLAQTENLLGVVGHYFSGATLEASEIYRENSIPLITPSATNPKVTSSNDWNFSVIQDDFYQAVFLANYVVKGLGIEDVGVIRSSSTYGRSLEEYFVRELRVKGQTPTAVVELDPNGFDPEILRAQLEPLKASGMIFLAMNYKLAAKVIKFLRDNDVNPGFVGAESLGGPHFIHEAGVYADNVYAVTPYLANLLGESSKHYQANYLEAYQVRPDWVATNSYEAVKLFATGIRNAGPDREGIRNHLRRIRNEEDALPSVSGPIYFNEEGASRRAIAMGQVIEGRYLPARFQLTAVKYPELEKARKQRSKAFQMGNTSMKRTTVVFTGLHVQEIKSFDPIDSNFVADFLLWFRWDPSQNKKLNFEMTHGKVLAAKVREKYFDKKTHNNFISYQVSARMEGQFPLHDYPFDRQILKIRIKPKVKNKEDLILVTDIPDDTFLRKHLDIRSWKDREHIHFTSGKEAIWSYRNPKYLGKLFQLDHSQYNYHIHLERDVYEYIIKLLPLTIIVLTAYSLFFINFEFTPSRFTVGITSMMSAMAFHNVNKLDVGYLVKSDIFFMMTYYLIFFSILETVLASSLHEKGKEEMAARLDHFSIVLYPVLIVFAVYQLFN
- a CDS encoding SEL1-like repeat protein — encoded protein: MAPPPRRKKKAGKFHEALAPGAYLHQYKIVKVLGQGNFGLTYLAEDDKLAIQVAVKEYFPREIALRDATGLTRPKSSQDEDNYQTGLKRFLQEARTLAGFRHPNIVRVLNFFETNQTAYIVMEYEKGESLAALFRRALQRSEPELVKMATAITDGLHVLHSAGFLHRDIKPENIYIRDADQSPVLLDFGASRHAMGEETKTLTTFLTPGYAPFEQYYASSKTQGPWTDLYALGGVLYRAISGDRPLPSTERSSALLRGSPDPLPQATMVGKGYYSLPFLQAVDHALAILENKRPQSAKAWQEELLASTGKPTPSGVTELGGVQLAHELETIQAVRADQGGILPPTEAPTLHAGFDEAATLIATADEAATVVMPPDPSTTQNTVETRTINGAPPKQGKKASFLQIFLLLALIGLGTAVYLHRQPPSSAKRGFSPPQEVEEPASNDYEGVMAKAHEAYAREEYAQAVRWLEQAMVEEEPDAPVYLAEMYLEGQGVEHDELEAAKLFMKAAEGGHTHAQFRLAELLIEGRGVTQDYDLAMLWLRKSAEAGEVPAKARLGDILASGEGGVEPNPEEAAEWLLEAAEAEDPWARFRLGELYRDGLGVEQDVDLAVKLFQLAASQNEPPAQMALGEAYMEGHGIHQDLQQGAAWFHKAAENGDPWAQVRLAELYAQGRGVVQNSKRATFWNQKASAAGDPLAQYRLGLAMLEGQGVAKNESEGIRLMEQAANSGEREARMKLGELYLQGRGVFKDPEKAAYWFRMAAED